The nucleotide sequence GACACCAAGGTCTCCGACCGCAACTCGGTGAAGATGGGCCCGAAGAGAGACATCGTCAGGGAACTCTTCGACGCGTCACGCCGCTACGCGCCCGAACTCCACCGCGGCCTCTACTTCTCGATGCCGGAGTGGTTCAACCCGGACAACCCCTGGTAGGGGCACGCGCTGCGCAACCCGTACACCCTCGAACCCCTGCCCTACACCGGCTACACGGCCGGCAAGGACTATGTCCGGGGCCTCCAGGCCCCGCAGATGCTGGAGTTGGTCGAGAACTACGACCCCGAGGTGATCTGGTGCGACATCGGCGGCGACAACGACAGCCACCATGTGCTGGCTGAGTACTTCAACCACGCCAAGAACCGGGCCAGGCCGGTCGACGTGACGGTCAACGACCGCTCCGGCATCGGACCGCACGACTTCACCACGCCCGAATACACCACGTACGACACCGTGGTCACGGCGAAGTGGGAGGCGAGCAGGGGTCTCGACCCACGCTCGTACGGCTACAACGCCGAGACCCCCGACGACCAGTACATGACGACGGAGGAGGTCATCCACTCCCTCGTCGACATCGTGTCGAAGAACGGCAACTTCCTGCTCGACATCGGCCCGCGCGCCGACGGCACGATCCCCGAGATCATGGAGCGCAGGCTCCGCGAGACCGGGGCGTGGCTCAAGGTCAACGGCGAGGCGGTCTACGGCAGTACGTACTGGGCGCGGATGCCGCAGCTCGGCGACGACCTGCGCTTCACCGTCAAGCCGGACGACGCGTTCTACATCCACTCGCTGGTCCGGCCGGGCCCGACCCTCACGGTCGAGGCGCCGGTGCCGGTCAGGCCCGGCGACCGCGTCACCCTGCTCGGTCACCACCGTCCGCTGAGTTGGCGTACGTCGGGCGGGTCACTGGTCGTCGACGTACCGAAGGCGGCGCGTGACGCGGGTGAGCACGTCTGGGTCTTCAAGGTCGACTGGAGGTCCTGACCAGGGCGGTCCTGACGCCGGAGGTCGTGACGCCGTCCCGACTGCCGCTCACCCGCAGGGCCCAGCCGATCAGCGGGGCCTGGAGCGGCAGTCGGGCGTAGGCGGCGGCTTTGAGCGGCGCCGGCTTGTGCCGCCAGTCGTACGCCATCTTCACGTTCGCCGGGAAGACCGCGGCGAAGAACCCGGCGCTGAGCAGTCCGCCGACGTGGCGGGTACGCGGCAGGGCGACGCTCGTCGCGAGGGCCAGCTCCACGGCGCCGCTCGCGTAGGTCCAGGTGCGCCGGGTGCCGGGCAGCGAGCGGGGCACCATCTCCTCGAACAGGGCGGGCCGGGTCAGGTGCAGCACGCCGGCTCCGGCGAGCAGCCCGGCCAGCAGCCGGGCGGAGAGCGAAGGGGCGGCCACGGAAGCTCCAGGGATGTAGGCGACGCTGAAGCCCGTAGGTTACCCGCCGGTTCAGACGGTTGTCACAGGAACACCCGCCGCCGCGATCTTCGCCAGCTCCTCCTTCGACGCGTCGCCGTCGGTGACCAGATGCCCGACGGCCGACAGCGGGCAGATCTTCGCCAGCGTCACCTTCCCGATCTTCGAGCTGTCCGTCACCACGACGGTGAGGCTGCTGCTGGCGGTGAAGGCCCGGTCGGTCGCCGCTTCGAGCTGGTCGTGCGTCGTGCAGCCGTGCGCCGCGGTGATCCCGTCCACCCCCAGGAACGTCACATCGGTGTGGTACTCGGTCAGCGTCCGCTCCGCGATCGGGCCGACGAGTTCGTAGCTCTCGCTGCGGGCGAGGCCCCCGACGACGACGAGCGTGACGTCCTTGTGCAGGATCAACTCGGCCGCGATGTTGACCGCGTTGGTCACGATGGTGACAGGGCCTCGGCCGGCGAGGATCCGAGCGATCTCCGTCGCCGTGGAGCCGCCGGTCATCCCGACGACGGCGCCTGCGGGCACCAGCGCCGCGGCGGCCTGGGCGATGGCTATCTTCTCCGGCCGGCGGCGCTCGCTGCGGTACTGCAGCGGCGCTTCGAGGCCGATGTTCCCGACGGCGGCGCCGCCATGGGTCCTGCGCAGCAGATTCAGGCCGTCCAGATGCTGGAGATCGCGGCGCACCGTGGCCCCCGAGACGCGCAGCGCCCGGGAGAGATCCTCGACGCTCACGCTGCCTTCCGCGGAGACATGCTCAAGGATGCGCGCATGGCGCTCAGTTCTCAGCATGCTCGCAGCATAACCAGATCCGCCCGGTGAGCGCTTTCCGGTGCCCTGGTCTGCTGTTGGCTGTCTCCCGCAGGCCCACCTCCGCCGTACCGCTCAGCGCAGTGCGCAGTTCTGCGCAGATTCGATCTCTTGACATGACGAATACTGCTCGATTTACTGCTGCCGACGTCGCAACAGCGTTCGGCGTCAGAGGTACGCCCAGCCGGTAGACGGTGTGCAGCCGTGAGCCCGGACAAAGTCGCCA is from Streptomyces sp. NBC_00370 and encodes:
- a CDS encoding DoxX family protein — encoded protein: MAAPSLSARLLAGLLAGAGVLHLTRPALFEEMVPRSLPGTRRTWTYASGAVELALATSVALPRTRHVGGLLSAGFFAAVFPANVKMAYDWRHKPAPLKAAAYARLPLQAPLIGWALRVSGSRDGVTTSGVRTALVRTSSRP
- a CDS encoding DeoR/GlpR family DNA-binding transcription regulator; its protein translation is MLRTERHARILEHVSAEGSVSVEDLSRALRVSGATVRRDLQHLDGLNLLRRTHGGAAVGNIGLEAPLQYRSERRRPEKIAIAQAAAALVPAGAVVGMTGGSTATEIARILAGRGPVTIVTNAVNIAAELILHKDVTLVVVGGLARSESYELVGPIAERTLTEYHTDVTFLGVDGITAAHGCTTHDQLEAATDRAFTASSSLTVVVTDSSKIGKVTLAKICPLSAVGHLVTDGDASKEELAKIAAAGVPVTTV